A window from Deltaproteobacteria bacterium encodes these proteins:
- a CDS encoding dihydrofolate reductase family protein, giving the protein MSGCCPPSSVLVEGRAAIITSLLKAKLPDRVVIVIAPKIVGKGVEAVGDLIIQCMDESLKLAYRKIRRLGNDLIIDARIEK; this is encoded by the coding sequence ATGAGTGGCTGTTGTCCCCCAAGTTCCGTTCTTGTTGAAGGAAGGGCAGCCATCATCACATCTCTGTTAAAGGCAAAACTGCCTGACAGGGTGGTGATCGTCATTGCTCCGAAGATCGTGGGAAAAGGAGTGGAGGCAGTCGGTGATCTGATAATTCAATGCATGGATGAATCGCTCAAACTCGCTTACAGAAAAATCCGAAGGCTTGGCAATGACCTGATTATCGACGCAAGAATTGAGAAATAA
- a CDS encoding DUF433 domain-containing protein translates to MIGFDRITFDSQIMGGRACVRGMRVTVSLILNLVANGMGTEEILDTYPSIEHDDIRQALHYAAWLAEEELYPIEIKTA, encoded by the coding sequence ATGATCGGTTTTGATCGGATTACCTTTGATTCACAGATCATGGGAGGGCGTGCCTGCGTCCGGGGCATGCGTGTAACCGTGTCATTGATCCTGAACCTGGTAGCCAATGGAATGGGCACAGAGGAAATCCTTGACACCTATCCCTCTATCGAACACGATGACATCCGGCAAGCACTTCATTACGCTGCATGGCTGGCTGAAGAAGAACTATACCCAATAGAGATAAAAACGGCATGA